Proteins encoded in a region of the Acidobacteriota bacterium genome:
- a CDS encoding YbhB/YbcL family Raf kinase inhibitor-like protein: protein MRTTRITLALMLVFVAVALVPAQTPPPAGAAAVGQAAGQRAGGPPPQTPPAGGQRGGGRGRGGVQIMTLTAPWAPGAEIPLKYTQAGGDVSPALSWDNVPETTVSFALIVHDVSAAAGQGTDDVLHWMVWNIPAAARSLPEGVPQGAQMADGSRQISVTGPNYRGPGAPASGPAHVYLFELYALDSMIDVPALGPAGATVPQTRAAVMAAMATHVRGKAVTAGVFKRPVT, encoded by the coding sequence ATGCGCACCACACGAATCACTCTCGCGTTGATGCTGGTGTTTGTGGCCGTGGCGCTCGTGCCGGCGCAAACGCCTCCACCAGCTGGTGCCGCCGCCGTCGGCCAGGCGGCCGGGCAGCGCGCCGGCGGGCCTCCGCCCCAAACGCCACCCGCGGGCGGCCAGCGCGGGGGCGGTCGCGGCCGCGGCGGCGTGCAGATCATGACGCTCACCGCGCCGTGGGCGCCGGGCGCGGAGATCCCGCTGAAGTACACGCAAGCGGGCGGCGACGTTTCGCCGGCGCTCTCGTGGGACAACGTGCCCGAAACCACCGTGAGCTTCGCCCTGATCGTCCACGACGTCTCCGCCGCCGCCGGCCAGGGGACTGACGATGTGTTGCATTGGATGGTGTGGAATATTCCGGCGGCCGCGCGATCGCTGCCTGAAGGAGTGCCACAGGGTGCGCAGATGGCCGATGGTTCAAGGCAGATCAGCGTGACCGGGCCGAACTATCGCGGACCCGGTGCGCCCGCGTCTGGCCCGGCGCATGTGTACCTGTTCGAACTCTACGCGCTCGACTCGATGATCGATGTTCCGGCTCTTGGTCCAGCAGGCGCAACGGTGCCGCAAACGCGCGCAGCGGTCATGGCCGCCATGGCCACGCACGTGCGCGGCAAGGCCGTCACCGCCGGCGTGTTCAAGCGGCCCGTCACCTGA
- a CDS encoding HEAT repeat domain-containing protein — MTLDPEVVRQIAAIHIRAGSPPDLRQRDRALAWLVAHTDRVLPVAIAQAEAAPLDVVLVDLLGRLRRPETTPLLQRAFADPRTRTYGAAGLGQSPDPEAREVLRRTLDSHDPDEVVAALAGLAASRDPATCADITPKLTATNAEVRWMAVEAAGRLGCLSRDVLERIARTDPDADVRALATKRLQ, encoded by the coding sequence ATGACGCTCGATCCTGAGGTGGTGCGCCAGATCGCCGCGATCCACATTCGGGCGGGATCGCCGCCGGATCTGCGGCAACGCGATCGTGCACTGGCCTGGCTGGTCGCGCACACTGACCGTGTGCTGCCGGTGGCGATCGCGCAGGCGGAGGCCGCGCCGCTGGACGTGGTGCTGGTAGACCTGTTGGGGCGTCTGCGCCGACCGGAAACCACGCCCCTGCTTCAGCGGGCGTTTGCCGATCCGCGCACGCGCACGTATGGCGCAGCCGGCCTGGGCCAATCGCCAGACCCGGAGGCACGCGAGGTGTTGCGCCGCACGCTCGATTCGCATGATCCAGACGAGGTTGTCGCAGCCCTTGCGGGCCTGGCCGCCAGCCGTGACCCGGCAACATGCGCGGACATCACGCCGAAGCTCACGGCCACGAACGCAGAAGTACGGTGGATGGCCGTGGAAGCCGCCGGCCGACTCGGCTGCCTCAGCCGCGATGTGCTGGAACGCATCGCCCGCACGGACCCCGACGCCGACGTGCGGGCGCTCGCAACCAAGCGGCTGCAGTAG
- a CDS encoding DUF1028 domain-containing protein, which produces MRRAFVLVSLVVACLLPATASATWSVIAVDLATKRVVIASATCVNQNDQFLMGVQAVIVPGLGVAACQAGVDGTHQNQMLVFRELQKGTDPKQIIAMLSADPAFQSRQFGILDLEGRSAGHSGLGNGYVSQDVQGRVPGTDIYYSIQGNILRPGMVVPNAVAAFLATKGALTDRVMAAMEAADGSGGDSRCSCPPWPTDGSRPVNACDGKTSHVAYILMSDPKDTNGDSHNNGKYSMYLTVAQPGENRGPGAIREGENLNPVKTLRARYDAWRKTQPATFK; this is translated from the coding sequence ATGCGCAGAGCCTTCGTTCTTGTCTCCCTGGTAGTCGCATGCCTCCTGCCTGCGACGGCTTCGGCCACCTGGTCTGTCATCGCCGTCGACCTGGCCACCAAACGCGTCGTCATTGCCTCGGCGACGTGCGTGAACCAGAACGACCAGTTCCTGATGGGCGTGCAGGCCGTGATTGTCCCTGGCCTGGGCGTGGCCGCATGCCAGGCCGGAGTGGACGGCACGCATCAGAATCAGATGCTGGTCTTCCGCGAGTTGCAGAAGGGCACGGACCCGAAACAGATCATCGCGATGTTGAGCGCCGACCCGGCGTTCCAGTCGCGCCAGTTCGGTATCCTCGACCTTGAGGGTCGAAGCGCAGGACACTCCGGCCTGGGCAACGGCTACGTCTCGCAGGACGTGCAGGGGCGTGTGCCCGGCACCGACATCTATTACTCGATTCAGGGCAACATCCTGCGGCCCGGCATGGTGGTGCCGAACGCTGTCGCCGCGTTTCTTGCCACTAAAGGCGCCCTGACCGATCGCGTGATGGCGGCGATGGAGGCGGCCGACGGGTCCGGCGGCGACAGCCGGTGCTCGTGCCCGCCGTGGCCCACTGATGGCTCGCGCCCGGTGAACGCCTGCGACGGCAAGACGTCGCACGTCGCCTACATCCTGATGTCGGACCCGAAAGACACCAACGGCGACTCGCACAACAACGGTAAGTACTCGATGTACTTGACCGTGGCGCAGCCGGGGGAGAATCGTGGGCCTGGCGCCATTCGCGAAGGTGAAAACCTCAACCCCGTCAAAACCCTGCGCGCGCGGTACGACGCGTGGCGAAAGACGCAACCGGCCACCTTCAAATGA